A window from Streptomyces sp. NBC_00335 encodes these proteins:
- a CDS encoding HAD family hydrolase: MSTAPFPYKLVATDLDGTLLRGDDTVSERTREALLAATAAGAAHIIVTGRAVPWTRHVLDDLGYKGIAVCGQGAQVYDAGAHRLLTSVTLDRKLAALALEKIEAEVGPLAIAASRDGVEGEVLFGPGYQVQEGLPALYLEDTSEVWSAPLNKLYIQHPELDEDALVQVARETVGSLVGIVMAGPGVVEILPLGLSKSTGLSLAARRLGVKAADTIAFGDMPNDIPMFGWAAHGVAMANAHPELKAVADEVTTSNEEDGIAVVLERLLGAA; this comes from the coding sequence GTGAGCACGGCCCCGTTCCCGTACAAGCTCGTCGCGACCGACCTCGACGGGACGCTGCTGCGCGGCGACGACACCGTCTCGGAGCGCACGCGTGAGGCGCTCCTCGCGGCCACCGCCGCGGGCGCAGCGCACATCATCGTCACCGGCCGCGCCGTGCCGTGGACCCGGCACGTCCTCGACGACCTCGGCTACAAGGGCATCGCGGTCTGCGGGCAGGGCGCTCAGGTCTACGACGCGGGCGCGCACCGGCTGCTGACCTCGGTGACGCTCGACCGGAAGCTGGCCGCGCTGGCACTGGAGAAGATCGAGGCCGAGGTGGGTCCGCTGGCGATCGCCGCCAGCCGGGACGGAGTCGAGGGCGAGGTGCTCTTCGGCCCCGGCTATCAGGTCCAGGAGGGCCTTCCCGCGCTCTACCTGGAGGACACCTCCGAGGTGTGGTCGGCTCCGCTGAACAAGCTGTACATCCAGCACCCCGAGCTGGACGAGGACGCCCTCGTCCAGGTGGCCCGGGAGACCGTGGGCAGCCTGGTCGGCATCGTCATGGCCGGTCCGGGTGTCGTGGAGATCCTGCCGCTGGGGCTGAGCAAGTCCACCGGGCTCTCGCTGGCCGCGCGCCGGCTGGGGGTGAAGGCGGCCGACACGATCGCCTTCGGAGACATGCCCAACGACATCCCGATGTTCGGCTGGGCCGCGCACGGAGTGGCCATGGCCAACGCGCACCCGGAGCTCAAGGCGGTGGCGGACGAGGTCACCACCTCCAACGAGGAGGACGGCATCGCCGTGGTCCTGGAGCGTCTGCTGGGCGCCGCGTAA
- a CDS encoding copper resistance CopC/CopD family protein yields the protein MTATAPTPSTARVRATALLPRLALVLAALLAAFFAAAAPASAHAALTASDPTDGAVVAMAPAQITLSFSEGVAMNGDSIRVLDPRGKRVDTGELRDLCSGSIIRYGTALRPGLPDGTYTVAWQAISADSHPISGAFTFSIGAPSETAVSLPSRTAGDGPVAVAYGIARYVAYAGFAVLVGAAAFILLCWRRGAAQRPMQKLVVRAWVALTVATLVMLLLRNPYTGSGNFSDAFDLAGLKTVLETKSGASLVSRLLLLGAAALFITVLFGSYARRHTADGTDGPGGSGTSEVSEEDAKGESDLVFGLGIGGTVVAGGIAATWALSEHASTGIQPALAMPVDILHLLAVATWLGGLTALLVALHKVPGIERTAIRRFSTVAFTSVLVLAGTGTYQAWRQVGSWSALTGTDYGRLLLVKIGLVAVVVAIAYTSRKWTSRLAGSQSEAEVKAEAKAEREAEEASPSDVSRETSPVAVASDANAVPDASDAVASDPRRAAQLARQSAARRTAREKQVRDADPDRAGLRRSVLAEAGVAVVLLAVTTILTSTEPGRAAELEVGRGSTATAVPDRAVKVTLPFDTGGQNGKGSVRLQLDPGRVGANTLHVWAETPDGKPLDLPELKVSFTLEAKEIGPLPVLPERAAAGHWTASGVQLPLTGEWRIDVTIRTSDIDQTTVQKNVKIG from the coding sequence ATGACGGCCACCGCCCCGACCCCATCCACGGCCCGCGTCCGTGCCACGGCACTCCTGCCGCGGCTCGCGCTGGTCCTCGCCGCTCTGCTGGCAGCCTTCTTCGCCGCTGCCGCGCCGGCCTCGGCACACGCCGCGCTGACCGCGAGCGACCCCACGGACGGGGCGGTGGTCGCCATGGCGCCCGCCCAGATCACGCTCTCCTTCTCGGAGGGGGTCGCCATGAACGGCGACTCCATCCGCGTCCTGGATCCCCGGGGCAAGCGCGTCGATACCGGCGAACTGCGCGACCTCTGCAGCGGAAGCATCATCCGCTACGGCACCGCCCTGCGCCCGGGACTGCCGGACGGCACCTACACCGTCGCCTGGCAGGCCATATCCGCGGACAGCCACCCCATCTCCGGCGCCTTCACCTTCTCCATCGGAGCACCCTCCGAGACCGCGGTCTCCCTGCCCTCTCGGACGGCGGGCGACGGGCCCGTCGCCGTCGCCTACGGCATCGCGCGCTACGTGGCCTACGCCGGGTTCGCCGTACTGGTCGGCGCCGCCGCCTTCATCCTCCTGTGCTGGCGCCGGGGCGCGGCGCAGCGGCCGATGCAGAAGCTGGTCGTACGGGCCTGGGTCGCGCTCACCGTGGCCACCCTGGTGATGCTGCTGCTCCGCAACCCGTACACCGGGTCGGGGAACTTCTCCGACGCCTTCGACCTGGCCGGGCTGAAGACCGTCCTGGAGACCAAGTCCGGGGCCTCGCTCGTCTCGCGGCTGCTGCTCCTGGGCGCCGCCGCACTGTTCATCACCGTCCTGTTCGGCTCCTATGCCCGGCGCCACACGGCGGACGGCACGGACGGACCGGGCGGCTCCGGCACCTCCGAGGTCTCCGAAGAGGACGCCAAGGGCGAGAGCGACCTCGTCTTCGGGCTCGGCATCGGCGGGACCGTCGTCGCCGGCGGCATCGCCGCCACCTGGGCGCTGTCCGAGCACGCCTCCACCGGCATCCAGCCCGCCCTCGCCATGCCCGTCGACATCCTGCACCTGCTGGCCGTCGCCACGTGGCTCGGCGGACTCACCGCACTGCTCGTCGCACTCCACAAGGTCCCGGGGATCGAGCGCACGGCGATCCGGCGCTTCTCCACCGTCGCCTTCACCAGCGTTCTCGTCCTGGCCGGCACCGGCACCTACCAGGCCTGGCGCCAGGTCGGCAGTTGGTCCGCGCTGACCGGGACCGATTACGGCCGGCTGCTGCTCGTCAAGATCGGCCTCGTGGCCGTCGTCGTCGCCATCGCCTACACCTCGCGGAAGTGGACCTCGCGGCTGGCCGGGAGCCAGAGCGAGGCCGAGGTCAAGGCCGAAGCCAAGGCCGAGCGGGAAGCGGAGGAGGCAAGCCCTTCCGATGTTTCACGTGAAACATCACCCGTGGCCGTCGCCTCGGACGCCAACGCCGTCCCCGACGCCTCGGACGCCGTCGCCTCCGACCCCCGGCGCGCCGCGCAGCTCGCCCGCCAGAGTGCCGCGCGGCGCACCGCGCGGGAGAAGCAGGTGCGCGACGCCGATCCGGACCGCGCCGGCCTGCGCCGGTCCGTCCTCGCCGAGGCGGGCGTCGCCGTGGTCCTACTGGCCGTCACCACCATCCTCACCAGCACCGAGCCCGGCCGTGCCGCGGAGCTGGAGGTGGGTCGCGGTTCCACCGCCACCGCCGTTCCCGACCGCGCGGTCAAGGTCACGCTGCCCTTCGACACCGGCGGCCAGAACGGCAAGGGCTCGGTCCGGCTCCAGCTGGACCCGGGCCGCGTCGGTGCGAACACCCTCCACGTATGGGCCGAGACCCCCGACGGCAAGCCGCTCGACCTGCCCGAGCTCAAGGTGTCCTTCACCTTGGAGGCCAAGGAGATCGGCCCGCTTCCGGTCCTCCCCGAGCGTGCCGCCGCCGGGCACTGGACCGCATCGGGCGTCCAGCTTCCGCTGACCGGGGAATGGCGGATCGACGTGACCATCCGCACCTCCGACATCGACCAGACGACCGTCCAGAAGAACGTGAAGATCGGCTGA
- a CDS encoding ABC transporter permease: MAPDTSTQIHNIGYRSYDGPRLGRSYARKSLFAQSLRGAYGLGRSAKSKVLPMLLFAVMCVPALILVAVAITVPGSTALPIKYTTYAMTTQVIVYLYLASQAPQSVSRDLRFKTVPLYFSRPIERVDYVVAKFAAMASALFILTATPLLIMWIGSLLAKFDFADQTKGFGQALVSVLLLSLLFSGLGLVMAALTPRRGFGVAAIIAVLLIPYGAVSAVQAIAYETGSTGGIEWLGLFSPMSLIDGLQTAFLGADSGFPGSEGPSGAVGFVYLLVILGLIAGSYAALMARYRKAGL, translated from the coding sequence ATGGCGCCTGACACCTCGACCCAGATCCACAACATCGGCTACCGGTCCTACGACGGCCCCCGGCTCGGCCGCTCCTACGCCCGCAAGTCGCTCTTCGCGCAGTCCCTGCGCGGCGCCTACGGACTCGGCCGCTCGGCCAAGTCCAAGGTGCTGCCGATGCTGCTCTTCGCGGTGATGTGCGTTCCCGCGCTGATCCTCGTCGCGGTCGCCATCACCGTGCCCGGCTCCACCGCGCTGCCGATCAAGTACACGACGTACGCGATGACCACCCAGGTGATCGTCTACCTCTACCTGGCCTCCCAGGCGCCGCAGTCAGTCTCGCGGGACCTGCGCTTCAAGACGGTGCCGCTCTACTTCTCGCGGCCGATCGAGCGCGTCGACTACGTCGTGGCCAAGTTCGCGGCCATGGCCTCGGCCCTGTTCATCCTCACGGCCACCCCGCTGCTGATCATGTGGATCGGCTCGCTCCTGGCGAAGTTCGACTTCGCCGACCAGACCAAGGGATTCGGGCAGGCACTGGTGTCGGTACTGCTTCTGTCGCTGCTCTTCTCCGGCCTCGGCCTGGTCATGGCCGCGCTCACCCCGCGCCGCGGCTTCGGCGTCGCCGCCATCATCGCCGTGCTCCTGATCCCCTACGGCGCCGTGTCCGCCGTCCAGGCCATCGCCTACGAGACCGGCTCCACCGGCGGCATCGAGTGGCTGGGCCTGTTCTCCCCGATGAGCCTCATCGACGGCCTGCAGACCGCCTTCCTCGGCGCCGACTCCGGCTTCCCCGGCAGCGAGGGCCCCTCGGGCGCCGTCGGCTTCGTCTACCTGCTCGTCATCCTCGGCCTCATCGCCGGCTCCTACGCCGCCCTGATGGCCCGCTACCGGAAGGCCGGGCTGTGA
- the efeB gene encoding iron uptake transporter deferrochelatase/peroxidase subunit: protein MEISRRRLLGTVGAAGAAGLALGAAGGALVQSAVSGSESTGSGGAPGSLGATRVAFHGDHQAGITTPLQAKGHVLAFDLAPGAGRTEAAALMRRWSDTARRLTAGETAPVADTGIALGSGPSSLTVTFGFGHSFFERTGLTARRPAALDPLPDFSADRLDAQRSNGDLWVQIGSDDALVAFHALRALQKDAGEAARPRWQMNGFNRSPGATASPMTARNLMGQVDGTNNPKPTEADFDQRIFVQGTLPPEHAWMTGGSYAVVRRIRMLLDSWDQQSLAQQEQVIGRTKATGAPLTGGGETTAMALDKIGADGKPVIPANAHARISAPAQNGGAAMLRRPFSFHDGIAPDGTPDAGLLFICWQADPARGFVPVQRKLDRGDALSAFIRHESSGLYAVPPGARAGEYVGQRLLEG from the coding sequence ATCGAGATCTCCCGCCGCCGTCTGCTGGGCACGGTCGGCGCCGCGGGCGCCGCCGGGCTCGCGCTCGGCGCCGCCGGCGGAGCCCTCGTACAGTCCGCGGTGTCCGGGTCCGAGTCCACGGGATCCGGCGGCGCCCCCGGCAGCCTCGGGGCCACCCGGGTGGCCTTCCACGGGGATCACCAGGCCGGCATCACCACGCCGCTCCAGGCCAAGGGGCACGTCCTCGCCTTCGACCTGGCGCCCGGTGCCGGGCGTACCGAGGCCGCCGCTCTGATGCGGCGCTGGTCCGATACCGCGCGGCGGCTGACCGCGGGGGAGACCGCACCGGTCGCCGACACCGGCATCGCCCTCGGCTCCGGCCCCTCCTCCCTCACCGTGACCTTCGGCTTCGGCCACTCCTTCTTCGAGCGCACCGGCCTCACCGCACGCCGCCCCGCCGCCCTCGACCCGCTGCCGGACTTCTCCGCCGACCGGCTCGATGCCCAGCGCAGCAACGGCGATCTCTGGGTGCAGATCGGTTCCGACGACGCACTGGTCGCCTTCCACGCGCTGCGCGCCCTACAGAAGGACGCGGGGGAGGCGGCCCGGCCGCGCTGGCAGATGAACGGCTTCAACCGCTCTCCCGGCGCCACCGCCTCTCCCATGACGGCCCGCAACCTCATGGGTCAGGTGGACGGCACCAACAATCCGAAGCCCACCGAAGCCGACTTCGACCAGCGGATCTTCGTCCAGGGCACGCTCCCCCCGGAGCACGCCTGGATGACCGGGGGCTCGTACGCCGTCGTACGCCGCATCCGGATGCTCCTCGACTCCTGGGACCAGCAGTCACTCGCCCAGCAGGAGCAGGTCATCGGCCGTACGAAGGCCACCGGCGCCCCGCTGACCGGAGGCGGCGAGACCACCGCCATGGCCCTCGACAAGATCGGCGCCGACGGGAAGCCGGTCATCCCCGCCAACGCACACGCCCGGATCTCCGCACCCGCACAGAACGGCGGGGCGGCCATGCTCCGGCGTCCCTTCTCCTTCCACGACGGGATCGCCCCCGACGGAACCCCGGACGCGGGGCTGCTCTTCATCTGCTGGCAGGCCGACCCGGCCCGCGGTTTCGTCCCCGTCCAGCGCAAGCTCGATCGTGGCGACGCCCTCTCGGCTTTCATCCGGCACGAGTCGAGCGGCCTGTACGCGGTGCCGCCCGGCGCGCGCGCCGGGGAGTACGTGGGCCAGCGGCTGCTCGAAGGGTGA
- a CDS encoding ABC transporter permease: protein MYNPTVARLTYRALLGRRRALILCALPVLLIAISIAVRAFTGLDDKVAADLLGGFALATMVPLIGVIAGTGAIGPEIDDGSIVYLLSKPVKRPTIILTKLTVAIAVTMVFSAIPTLIAGFILNGNGQQIAVAYTVAALVASVAYSALFLLLGTVSRHAVVFGLVYALIWESLFGSLVDGAKTLSVQQWSLALAQKVAGEGYVDATVGLPTAVILLVAVTVGATFYAGQKLRSLKLAGEE from the coding sequence ATGTACAACCCCACCGTTGCCCGGCTCACCTACCGGGCCCTGCTCGGCCGCCGCCGCGCACTGATCCTCTGTGCGCTGCCCGTCCTGCTGATCGCCATCTCCATCGCCGTGCGCGCCTTCACGGGCCTCGACGACAAGGTCGCCGCCGATCTCCTCGGCGGTTTCGCCCTGGCGACGATGGTCCCGCTGATCGGTGTCATCGCCGGCACCGGCGCCATCGGCCCGGAGATCGACGACGGCTCGATCGTCTACCTGCTCTCGAAGCCGGTGAAGCGCCCGACGATCATCCTGACGAAGCTGACCGTCGCGATCGCCGTCACCATGGTCTTCTCCGCGATCCCCACCCTGATCGCCGGCTTCATCCTCAACGGCAACGGCCAGCAGATCGCCGTCGCCTACACCGTGGCCGCCCTCGTCGCCTCGGTCGCCTACAGCGCCCTGTTCCTGCTGCTGGGCACCGTCAGCCGGCACGCGGTCGTCTTCGGCCTCGTCTACGCCCTGATCTGGGAGTCGCTCTTCGGCAGCCTCGTCGACGGAGCCAAGACCCTCAGCGTCCAGCAGTGGTCGCTGGCCCTCGCGCAGAAGGTCGCGGGCGAGGGGTACGTGGACGCCACCGTCGGGCTGCCCACCGCGGTGATCCTGCTCGTCGCGGTCACCGTCGGCGCCACCTTCTACGCCGGACAGAAGCTCCGCAGCCTGAAGCTGGCGGGTGAGGAGTAG
- the serS gene encoding serine--tRNA ligase gives MIDLRLLREDPDRVRASQRARGEDVALVDALLSADERRRSSGMRFDELRNEQKSLGKLIPKASPEERAELLKKADQLKQDVKAAEAEQNEADEAAKQLLLRLGNVVHTDVPVGGEEDFVVLETHGTIRDFGAEGFEPKDHLELGESLGAIDVERGAKVSGSRFYYLTGIGALLELALVNAAIAQATEAGFTPMLTPALVRPRAMEGTGFLGQAAENVYHLEGDDLYLVGTSEVPLAAYHMDEIIDADKLPLRYAGFSPCFRREAGTYGKDTRGIFRVHQFDKVEMFSYVAPEEAEAEHQRLLDWEKQWLTSLELPFQVIDVATGDLGASASRKFDCEAWIPTQGKYRELTSASNCDGFQARRLSIRYRDGKKTAPLSTLNGTLCAVPRTIVAILENHQQADGTVHVPPVLRPYLGGREVLEPITK, from the coding sequence GTGATTGACCTCCGGCTGCTCCGTGAAGACCCTGACCGTGTCCGCGCCTCGCAGCGCGCCCGTGGAGAGGACGTCGCCCTCGTCGACGCACTGCTCTCCGCAGACGAGCGCCGCAGGTCCTCCGGCATGCGATTCGACGAACTCCGCAACGAGCAGAAGTCGCTCGGCAAGCTCATCCCCAAGGCCTCTCCGGAGGAGCGGGCCGAGCTGCTGAAGAAGGCCGATCAGCTCAAGCAGGACGTCAAGGCGGCCGAGGCCGAGCAGAACGAGGCGGACGAAGCCGCCAAGCAGCTGCTCCTGCGCCTCGGCAACGTCGTCCACACGGACGTGCCCGTCGGCGGCGAAGAGGACTTCGTCGTCCTGGAGACGCACGGCACCATCCGCGACTTCGGCGCCGAGGGCTTCGAGCCCAAGGACCACCTGGAGCTCGGCGAGTCCCTGGGCGCCATCGACGTCGAGCGCGGCGCCAAGGTGTCCGGCTCGCGCTTCTACTACCTCACCGGCATCGGCGCCCTGCTGGAGCTCGCCCTCGTCAACGCGGCCATCGCGCAGGCCACCGAGGCCGGCTTCACCCCGATGCTCACCCCCGCGCTGGTCCGCCCGCGCGCCATGGAGGGCACCGGCTTCCTCGGCCAGGCCGCGGAGAACGTGTACCACTTGGAGGGCGACGACCTCTACCTGGTCGGCACCTCCGAGGTCCCGCTCGCCGCGTACCACATGGACGAGATCATCGACGCGGACAAGCTGCCGCTGCGCTACGCCGGCTTCTCCCCGTGCTTCCGCCGCGAGGCCGGCACGTACGGCAAGGACACCCGCGGCATCTTCCGCGTCCACCAGTTCGACAAGGTCGAGATGTTCTCGTACGTCGCGCCGGAGGAGGCCGAGGCCGAGCACCAGCGGCTCCTGGACTGGGAGAAGCAGTGGCTGACCAGCCTGGAGCTGCCCTTCCAGGTGATCGACGTCGCCACCGGCGACCTGGGCGCCTCCGCCTCGCGCAAGTTCGACTGCGAGGCGTGGATCCCCACCCAGGGCAAGTACCGCGAGCTGACCTCCGCCTCGAACTGTGACGGCTTCCAGGCGCGCCGCCTGTCGATCCGCTACCGCGACGGCAAGAAGACCGCTCCGCTGTCCACCCTGAACGGAACGCTGTGCGCGGTCCCGCGCACGATCGTCGCGATCCTGGAGAACCACCAGCAGGCCGACGGCACGGTCCACGTTCCCCCGGTGCTCCGGCCCTACCTGGGCGGTCGGGAAGTCCTGGAGCCGATCACCAAGTGA
- a CDS encoding ABC transporter ATP-binding protein → MSIIDIDHTSRWFGNVVAVNDVTMRIGPGVTGLLGPNGAGKSTLINMMGGFLAPSTGTVTLDGTPIWQNEQVYKQIGVVPEREAMYDFLTGKEFVVANAELHGLDEAAAQRALATVEMEYAQDRKISTYSKGMRQRVKMASALVHDPSVLLLDEPFNGMDPRQRMQLMELLRRMGDDGRTVLFSSHILEEVEQLASHIEVVVAGRHAASGDFRKIRRLMTDRPHRYLVRSSDDRVLAAALIADPSTAGIEVDLKEGALRIQAVDFGRFTQLLPRVAREHGIRLLTVSPSDESLESVFSYLVAA, encoded by the coding sequence GTGAGCATCATCGACATCGACCACACCTCCCGCTGGTTCGGGAACGTCGTCGCCGTCAACGACGTGACCATGCGCATCGGTCCCGGAGTCACCGGCCTGCTCGGCCCCAACGGTGCCGGCAAGTCCACCCTCATCAACATGATGGGCGGCTTCCTCGCCCCCTCCACGGGCACCGTCACCCTCGACGGCACGCCGATCTGGCAGAACGAGCAGGTCTACAAGCAGATCGGCGTCGTGCCCGAGCGCGAGGCCATGTACGACTTCCTCACCGGCAAGGAGTTCGTCGTCGCCAACGCCGAACTCCACGGTCTCGACGAGGCGGCCGCCCAGCGGGCCCTGGCCACGGTCGAGATGGAGTACGCGCAGGACCGCAAGATCTCCACGTACTCCAAGGGCATGCGCCAGCGCGTGAAGATGGCCTCCGCCCTGGTCCACGATCCGTCGGTGCTCCTGCTCGACGAGCCGTTCAACGGCATGGACCCGCGCCAGCGCATGCAGCTCATGGAGCTCCTGCGGCGGATGGGCGACGACGGCCGCACCGTGCTCTTCTCCTCGCACATCCTGGAGGAGGTCGAACAGCTCGCCTCCCACATCGAGGTGGTCGTCGCCGGCCGGCACGCTGCTTCCGGCGACTTCCGCAAGATCCGCCGCCTGATGACGGACCGCCCGCACCGTTACCTGGTCCGTTCCTCCGACGACCGGGTCCTCGCCGCGGCCCTGATCGCCGACCCGTCCACCGCCGGGATCGAGGTCGACCTCAAGGAAGGCGCCCTGCGCATCCAGGCCGTCGACTTCGGGCGCTTCACCCAGCTGCTGCCGCGGGTCGCCCGCGAGCACGGCATCCGGCTGCTGACGGTCTCGCCTTCCGACGAGTCCCTCGAGTCGGTCTTCTCCTACCTCGTCGCGGCCTGA
- a CDS encoding rhomboid-like protein: MIEYTEPEPSRPVRSWIRSAPGTHIWLLIIVVTSIVVVIVPDHLEHVLLHRNSSNIHELAQHPVRALLSSAFWIEDPASLPLYFVLFEIFQANVERWLGTLRWLFIIATGHITATLISQKLVLMAIQDHRAPRSMVHVVDIGVSYGLATAVGVLTYRLPGPWRWLYLAGSVAFFGLPLVSGGTFTDFGHAIALAVGLLAWPLTRHPNLSRMHG, encoded by the coding sequence ATGATCGAGTACACCGAGCCCGAGCCCTCCAGGCCAGTGCGGTCATGGATACGCTCCGCGCCCGGCACCCACATCTGGCTGCTGATCATCGTGGTCACCAGCATCGTGGTCGTGATCGTGCCCGACCATCTCGAACACGTCCTGCTCCACCGCAACAGCAGCAACATCCACGAGCTCGCCCAGCACCCCGTACGAGCGCTGCTCAGCAGCGCGTTCTGGATCGAGGACCCGGCCTCGCTCCCGCTCTACTTCGTCCTCTTCGAGATCTTCCAGGCCAATGTCGAGCGCTGGCTCGGCACCCTGCGCTGGCTCTTCATCATCGCGACCGGACACATCACGGCCACGCTCATCAGCCAGAAACTGGTCCTGATGGCCATCCAGGACCACCGCGCCCCGCGCAGCATGGTCCACGTCGTCGACATCGGCGTCAGCTACGGACTCGCGACCGCCGTCGGGGTGCTGACGTACCGCCTGCCCGGTCCCTGGCGCTGGCTCTACCTCGCCGGCTCCGTGGCCTTCTTCGGACTCCCGCTGGTCTCCGGCGGGACCTTCACCGACTTCGGCCACGCCATCGCATTGGCCGTAGGCCTCCTCGCCTGGCCGCTGACCCGGCACCCGAACCTGAGCCGGATGCACGGCTGA
- a CDS encoding ABC transporter ATP-binding protein, translating to MTVIATESLSKRYPRVTALDRLSLDIGPGVTGLVGANGAGKSTLIKILLGLSPATEGTAAVLGLDVATHGSAIRERVGYMPEHDCLPPDVSATEFVVHMARMSGLPPTAARERTADTLRHVGLYEERYRPIGGYSTGMKQRVKLAQALVHDPQLVLLDEPTNGLDPVGRDEMLGLIRRVYTDFGISVLVTSHLLGELERTCDHVVVVDGGKLLRSSSTSDFTQTTTTLAVEVTDSDAHPDGTAALRKALTEAGVTLHAGEEEGLPGAGHILLVEASGEATYDVVRDTVADLGIGLVRMEQRRHHIAEVFRDSDAAAARAEQFAAQSAQATAWAATQQKGAGSDGA from the coding sequence GTGACTGTCATCGCGACCGAAAGCCTGAGCAAGCGGTACCCCCGAGTGACCGCCCTCGACCGGCTCTCCTTGGACATCGGACCCGGAGTTACCGGGCTCGTGGGCGCCAACGGAGCCGGCAAGTCCACGCTGATCAAGATTCTGCTGGGACTCTCCCCCGCCACCGAGGGCACCGCCGCCGTGCTCGGACTCGACGTAGCCACCCATGGCAGCGCGATCCGCGAGCGCGTCGGCTACATGCCCGAACACGACTGCCTGCCCCCCGACGTCTCGGCCACCGAGTTCGTCGTGCACATGGCGCGCATGTCCGGGCTCCCGCCGACCGCCGCCCGTGAGCGCACCGCGGACACCCTGCGCCACGTGGGGCTGTACGAGGAGCGCTACCGCCCCATCGGCGGCTACTCCACCGGCATGAAGCAGCGCGTCAAGCTCGCCCAGGCGCTGGTCCACGACCCGCAACTGGTGCTCCTCGACGAGCCCACCAACGGCCTCGACCCGGTCGGCCGCGACGAGATGCTGGGCCTGATCCGCCGCGTCTACACCGACTTCGGCATCTCGGTCCTGGTCACCTCCCACCTGCTCGGCGAGCTGGAGCGGACCTGCGACCACGTCGTGGTCGTCGACGGCGGCAAACTGCTGCGCTCCAGTTCCACCAGCGACTTCACCCAGACCACCACGACCCTCGCGGTCGAGGTCACCGACTCCGACGCCCACCCGGACGGCACCGCCGCCCTGCGCAAGGCGCTCACCGAGGCGGGAGTGACGCTGCACGCGGGAGAGGAGGAGGGCCTGCCCGGAGCCGGCCACATCCTCCTCGTCGAAGCCTCGGGCGAGGCCACGTACGACGTCGTCCGCGACACGGTCGCCGATCTCGGCATCGGCCTGGTCCGCATGGAGCAGCGCCGCCACCACATCGCCGAGGTCTTCCGCGACAGCGACGCGGCGGCCGCCCGGGCCGAACAGTTCGCAGCTCAGTCCGCCCAGGCCACCGCCTGGGCCGCCACCCAGCAGAAGGGAGCCGGTTCCGATGGCGCCTGA
- the pheA gene encoding prephenate dehydratase, with product MSATRFTYLGPEGTFTEAALRTLPEAATRELVPMVSVPAALDAVRNGEAAAALVPIENSVEGGVTSTLDELAAGVPLMIYREVLLPIAFALLVRPGTKLSDVKTVTGHPVAQPQVRNWLRSNLPDALWESAASNADGARLVQEGRFDAAFAGEFAAATYGLVPLVTEIHDAQNAETRFVLVGRPARPAAPTGADKTSIVLWMGDDRPGALLELLQEFAVRGVNLMLIQSRPTGAGIGNYCFAVDAEGHISDRRVGEALMGLKRTCPQIRFLGSYPRAGVAQGDVQTARAGTSDGDFTAASDWLTRCLDGRP from the coding sequence ATGTCGGCCACCCGCTTCACCTATCTCGGTCCCGAGGGCACGTTCACCGAAGCCGCCCTTCGCACCCTCCCCGAAGCCGCGACCCGGGAGCTCGTCCCGATGGTTTCGGTCCCGGCCGCTCTGGACGCCGTGCGCAACGGTGAGGCCGCGGCCGCCTTGGTCCCGATCGAGAACTCGGTGGAGGGCGGGGTCACCTCGACCCTGGACGAGTTGGCTGCCGGCGTACCCCTGATGATCTACCGCGAGGTGCTGCTCCCCATCGCGTTCGCACTGCTGGTGCGGCCCGGAACCAAGCTGTCGGACGTCAAAACCGTCACCGGGCACCCGGTCGCCCAGCCTCAGGTGCGCAACTGGCTGCGGTCGAACCTGCCCGACGCCCTGTGGGAGTCGGCTGCGTCCAATGCCGACGGTGCCCGGCTGGTCCAGGAGGGCCGCTTCGACGCCGCCTTCGCGGGCGAGTTCGCGGCCGCCACCTACGGGCTGGTCCCGCTGGTCACCGAGATCCACGACGCGCAGAACGCCGAGACCCGCTTCGTGCTCGTCGGACGTCCTGCCCGCCCGGCCGCACCGACCGGAGCCGACAAGACCTCCATCGTGCTGTGGATGGGCGACGACCGACCCGGCGCGCTGCTGGAGCTGCTCCAGGAGTTCGCCGTCCGCGGGGTGAACCTGATGCTGATCCAGTCCCGGCCCACGGGTGCGGGGATCGGCAACTACTGCTTCGCCGTCGACGCCGAGGGACACATCTCCGACCGCCGGGTCGGCGAGGCACTCATGGGCCTCAAGCGCACCTGTCCCCAGATCCGCTTCCTCGGCTCCTACCCGCGCGCCGGTGTCGCTCAGGGTGACGTCCAGACCGCCCGGGCCGGCACCTCCGACGGCGACTTCACCGCGGCCTCGGACTGGCTGACGCGTTGCCTCGACGGGCGCCCCTAA